A part of Micromonospora chersina genomic DNA contains:
- a CDS encoding maleylpyruvate isomerase family mycothiol-dependent enzyme — MTSDPLLLTGELDEATARLLRTVAALGNHDVAAPSLLPGWTRGHVLTHLARNADAFVNLLTSARTGEDIPMYASPEARSADIEAGAGRGPADLMDDLRRSAQRFTAAVAEMPVEAWGATVQTRRGPWPAAMLVWGRLREVEVHHVDLGAGYRPADWPDAFAQRLLHEVAAGLAGKPTAPAMVLRFDGVRHELVVGDPEGAPTVTGPAPELAAWLTGRSAGEVLTVTPDGPLPTPPEWI; from the coding sequence GTGACGAGCGATCCCCTCCTGCTGACCGGCGAGCTGGACGAGGCGACCGCCCGGCTGCTGCGTACCGTGGCCGCCCTGGGCAACCACGACGTCGCCGCGCCGTCCCTGCTGCCGGGCTGGACCCGCGGCCACGTCCTGACCCACCTGGCCCGCAACGCCGACGCGTTCGTGAACCTGCTCACCTCCGCCCGCACGGGCGAGGACATCCCGATGTACGCCAGCCCCGAGGCCCGGTCCGCCGACATCGAGGCCGGGGCCGGCCGGGGGCCGGCGGACCTCATGGACGACCTGCGCCGCAGCGCCCAGCGGTTCACCGCGGCCGTCGCCGAGATGCCGGTCGAGGCGTGGGGCGCCACAGTGCAGACCCGGCGCGGCCCCTGGCCTGCGGCGATGCTGGTCTGGGGCCGGCTGCGCGAGGTCGAGGTGCACCACGTCGACCTGGGCGCCGGCTACCGGCCGGCCGACTGGCCGGACGCGTTCGCCCAGCGGCTGCTGCACGAGGTGGCGGCCGGCCTGGCCGGCAAGCCGACGGCGCCGGCCATGGTGCTGCGCTTCGACGGCGTCCGGCACGAACTCGTCGTGGGCGATCCCGAGGGGGCGCCCACGGTCACCGGCCCCGCGCCGGAACTCGCGGCCTGGCTGACCGGCCGCAGCGCGGGCGAGGTGCTCACCGTCACTCCCGACGGTCCCCTGCCGACTCCACCGGAATGGATCTGA
- a CDS encoding DedA family protein — translation MTELLAQVGELPTTLLMGMLGMVMLADAVPLLGVLVPGDAAVLAAVGAGRPATGVATVVAVVAGCLAGWSLSFLAGRRWGERLRHSRLGDWIGEPRWAAAEALLRRGGGRMVLVAPFLPVFNALLPLAAGGLRMSYRRFAACATLGATLWAGLYVALGITARALTGLLPGAPNPTVLTMAVGLLLAGPVLLGTRHRLRAVTGANAG, via the coding sequence ATGACGGAACTGCTGGCCCAGGTCGGGGAGCTGCCCACCACCCTGCTGATGGGGATGCTGGGCATGGTCATGCTCGCCGACGCCGTACCCCTGCTCGGGGTGCTGGTGCCCGGCGACGCCGCGGTCCTCGCCGCCGTCGGCGCGGGCCGGCCCGCCACCGGCGTGGCGACCGTCGTGGCGGTGGTGGCCGGCTGCCTCGCCGGCTGGTCGCTGAGCTTCCTGGCCGGGCGGCGCTGGGGCGAGCGGCTGCGGCACAGCCGCCTGGGTGACTGGATCGGCGAGCCGCGCTGGGCCGCCGCCGAGGCGCTGCTGCGCCGCGGCGGCGGGCGGATGGTCCTGGTGGCGCCGTTCCTGCCGGTGTTCAACGCGCTGCTGCCGCTGGCCGCCGGCGGGCTGCGGATGTCCTACCGGCGTTTCGCGGCCTGCGCGACGCTCGGCGCGACCCTCTGGGCCGGCCTCTACGTGGCTCTCGGCATCACGGCGCGGGCGCTGACCGGGCTGCTGCCCGGCGCGCCGAACCCGACAGTGCTCACCATGGCGGTCGGCCTGCTGCTGGCCGGCCCGGTGCTGCTCGGCACCCGGCACCGGCTGCGGGCGGTGACCGGCGCGAACGCCGGCTGA
- a CDS encoding MBL fold metallo-hydrolase, whose product MTYSGDVTPGGAPAVRELDRLTISKLSVGPMDNNAYLLRCRETGEQVLIDAANEAPRLLDLIGDGGLAAVVTTHRHMDHWVALEEVVAKTGARPLVHADDAEGLPIDAEPLREGDTVPVGDCALEVIHLKGHTPGSIALLYRDPSGVPHLFTGDSLFPGGVGNTEKDPERFGQLIDDVERKLFDRLPDETWFYPGHGKDSTLGAERPALPQWRARGW is encoded by the coding sequence ATGACCTACAGCGGAGACGTCACGCCCGGCGGTGCGCCGGCCGTGCGCGAGCTCGACCGGCTCACCATCAGCAAGCTGTCGGTGGGCCCCATGGACAACAACGCCTACCTCCTGCGCTGCCGGGAGACCGGCGAGCAGGTGCTGATCGACGCGGCGAACGAGGCGCCCCGCCTGCTCGACCTCATCGGCGACGGCGGGCTGGCCGCGGTCGTCACGACCCACCGGCACATGGACCACTGGGTCGCCCTGGAGGAGGTGGTCGCCAAGACCGGGGCCCGCCCGCTGGTGCACGCCGACGACGCCGAGGGGCTGCCCATCGACGCCGAGCCGCTGCGCGAGGGCGACACCGTGCCGGTCGGCGACTGCGCGCTGGAGGTGATCCACCTCAAGGGGCACACCCCCGGTTCGATCGCGCTGCTCTACCGCGACCCGTCCGGCGTGCCGCACCTGTTCACCGGGGACTCGCTCTTCCCCGGCGGGGTCGGCAACACGGAGAAGGACCCGGAGCGGTTCGGCCAGCTCATCGACGACGTGGAGCGGAAGCTCTTCGACCGGTTGCCCGACGAGACCTGGTTCTACCCGGGCCACGGCAAGGACAGCACGCTCGGCGCCGAACGCCCCGCGCTGCCGCAGTGGCGGGCCCGGGGCTGGTGA